In the Urocitellus parryii isolate mUroPar1 chromosome 1, mUroPar1.hap1, whole genome shotgun sequence genome, TGTTGGCTTCTGAGGGGAAGGCAAGGCAGGGCAGGGAGAAAGGTTTAGGATTTCTTAATTTGAACAATGGTGGAGTAGGAGTACTCTCTGATTGCCTTGTTCCTGGCCCTTGGATGATTAAGGCCAAGGAACATTGCCTCAGAGGGTGGCTCTGCTTGGTTAATTTACATATTGAAGTCACACCTGGCCAGCCTTGGGCAGTCTCTCCCCAGCCATCATGATTTCTTTAAATGttatatacagaaaataatataaaatgttcaatttttttaaaaaatcaaatattgatgGAAGACTTTGATATTTGTTGTAAGTCACACAGTTGGTAAATGATGAATCAAAGAGTAAACTCCAGATGATATAGCTCTAGGGCACCTCTTTTATGAAGTGTTGTAGGCCACATTAAAGAGCCATTTTGCTTAAGATGTTGGGGTGGAGCTCATGAGTGGGAGATTGTGTGGTGAGTCCTTAGTCTTACAACTGTgcttctgagcctggctttgacACCACATACTTCTTCCACAAGAAGACCTTCTTCAGCCCTGGATTAACGTAGTGGAAAGAGTTCAAGGTGTCTTTCCAACCTTGAGAGTCTAGAAACCATGGGTTCACAGACATATCTGAGCCTGACACCATAGCCCTGTGATATTTCATGGGCACAGTCTGTGATAACCACAGCAAGTCCTGGGCCCTGGTTAGATGAGAAGGTTATTGGTAGTAATGCCTGTTTTGGAGGTGttccaaaagagaaaaacttaGCCTAGTGgccagaaaaatagaaataggagattatttaataaataatggcAACCATGGAGAGTATACAGTGGTGTATATGAATATAGTAACTGCCTTCATGAGCGTTAAGTGGGAAAGACagatatttcaaaaggaaatacaaataggactggggatatagctcagttggtagagtgcttgtctagcatgcacaaggccctgggttcagtccccatcaccacaaaaaaaaagaaagaaagaaatacaaataattagcAAGTAATTGTAGTATGTACAATGAGAAAATGGAATAGAATACTTTCAAAGCGAGTCCATTGCATACTGGTTACTTGCCTGAGTCTGGTGAGACAGAACACTCACAAGTTACATGAAAGGGGTTTATTACTTTACAAATAGGCACCAAGGGACAACAAATGTCTCGGATTCATGACAAATCCCTCTGCCAAGGCCCAGGAAAGCTCCCCAGGCAGATGGAGTCTCGTTGGTCTCTCTGACTTACAGAAGTTTTTTGctcaccttctctctcttccttttttcttcttcccaaaaTATAAGACTACATCAGATGTTCCTAAAAATATCAGTGTGCACTTGTTTGGGGCAGTGCATGTTAATTGCTCTGTGGTTCTGCctataagacatttttaaaagacatatataAAAAAGGTTTCTGAAATGCACCTTGCAGGCATGAATGAGAACAGGGTTGTTTCAGTGAATGAATGTGCCATACAACTCCACATGTAATATACACAGAAAAGACACACACATAAAAGCCTATTTCTAATATATTATCAACACAGTAGCCAAAGTGGTCCTTTAAATTTGTCAGACCATTTCATTCCTCTCTTAAAATGCTCCAGTGTAACCCTACAATGTTTCCTCATCTCACAGTAAAAGGAAGTCCCATACCTATAATGGCCTGTGGGGACTGCACATATGTTCCCATTTTCTCATATGATGTTAGTCTGTGTGTATTAACTGGCTTGGCTATAGCACCTAGTTATTTAATAAAATGCTAATCTAGGTGCTGCTATGAAggtgttttatagatgaggttTGTCAGGTTGGTGGTGgtgacttaggaacaaagcaccaagcagccCTCTGGTGtgaaagaaacatcaatcaggcaCCTATGGTACTGCCTGCcaatcagcagggtctcctggccaatcctggatctcagccagttcccctgaccaactccattGGGACAAGGAACTCTAAAAatccctttcctgtcccaagcccttcccttcctatcgtaagccccataaaattccagtcctgtggagccccccccccccggcccctgCCACCAGgcttctcctcagacccttctcctgtccactctgtcagTCTGATAAGAGTTCTGCCCAGGAGTGAGTCTCAGTAAAGCCTTGTTCAGcggccttttaaaatctgcctcctttggttgctGCTTGTTGCCTGAACTTACAGGGTTAACATCTCCAATCAGTTGATTTTAGGCAAAGGAGATCGTGCCCAATAATATGGTGGActtcatccaatcagttgaaggccttagCAGCAAAAAATTGAGGTTTCCCAGAGAAGAAATTCTGCCTCCAGGCAACAGCATCAGTTCCTGCCTGAGCTTCCCTGCCCTACAGATTTCAGACTTGCCAACCCCTACAATCATGTGAGACAATTTCTTAAAAGATATCACTTTACATTATGTGTATACATTAGTTTGAATgtgttcatgtgttggaaaatgAATCTTCAACATAACAGTGTTGAGATGTGGGGccttaagaggtgattaggttaAGAGGGCTCTGCCCTTATATTGAATTAATGCCATTATTGTGCTCATGGGGTAGTTATCAATGGATGGGTTCAGCCCCCTTGTGCCACCCTCTTGCCCTCTTCCTTCTGTAATGGGATGACACAGCAAGAAAGCCCACATCACATGCAGGCCTCTCAACCTTGGGCTTCCCAGTCCCCCGAACGTTTAGAAATcaacctctgttctttataaattatccagtctgcGATATTCTCTTATACTAGCACAAAATGGAcagagatgatagatagatagatagatagatagatagatagatagatagatagatgatagatgatagaaTGTAGATAAATAGATCCTCCTGGTTCTGTGCCTCTGGAGAACCATGACTGATATCTCACCTTCCCTCTCCTATGCCATCCAGTCTCTGCTGAATCTCCAGACACACCAGGCACACCCCGGCTCTGGGGCCTCTGCACCCACTACTACATCTGCGGGGTGCCCCCATCCCCAGAGATCCCCATGGATGACTCCTCACCTCTGAACTGAAGCTTCCTCTGGACACTGTCAAACTTGCTGCCTGTCCCTCTAGTTTCCCATCTACTTAGGCTACTCTTCTGTTCCATTTTCCACAGTGCTGGTCCCCTTCTAACATACTATGTGATTTATTGATTCATATTGTACATTGTTCATTCTTTTTCCCTATGACTAAGGTTTAAGTCCCTTGAAGGAAATAAGCCTTGTCTGTTTAGTCCACTGAATAAGCACCCAAAGGTACTTATGGAATAGTAATGAATGAGCAGTCAGTGGGAGTCAGTGATTAGGGGGTCCTTGGGTGTGAGATTGAGTCCTGAACCTGCTCAGCTATGAGGTTTGATTAACCAGTGGGGTCTCCATGCATGAAGTGTGGTGGAACTGGGAGAGTCAGCGGATATGTGAGGGTGGTAGCTGGGGCATCTGTGCAGGGATCATTAAGGAAGCTGACTAACTGTGAGAGAGGTGAATGGTCTTGCCCATGGTCACCTGGCTAGTGAGCAGCAGAGCTGGAGTTGATCTCAAGAAGTCTCAACCACCATATAATACAACTTCAAGATGTGAAAGCTGAGTTAAGGAAGTATAGATTGGCAGAGGCAAATGAGACTGATTTTCCCCTGTCAAATCACATTGGGAAAAATAACTCAGAGGTTGATACTACAAATTAATTCAATGTTCATGAACTTTGGTAGAATAACCTGAGAGTACTTAATCCAGCATATCTATCAGTGAACTATACCTGAGGCTAGGATCCTCTAGATTAAAGTATCCTTCCTGctatttctgtttggtttttttttagtaTAGCTAAATATTAGAATGAATCACAACCAGATTGTGGTGCTAGGAGAAGACTGGGACTATAGCAATTGGTCACAGCAACATGATGCCATGGAACAACTATTCTGATTCATATGTAGGATGAATAAGAGGGGGAAGATACTGAAAGTAGAGGACTAGTTAGTATCCTCCACCACAGTTGCTATAGACTTAATGTTGTGTCACCCCAAAATTTCAATGTTGAGAGCCCAACCTCCAATGTGATTGTGTTAGGAGGTGATTCTTgagggaggtgattaggtcaagGAAAGTGGCACTAATCCCTCATGAAGGGGATTAGTGCCCTCATAAAAGAGccttcaatatataaaaatttcaaaggaacaaaaaatgcaataaatgtgACAAAACTGTGTAATAAATGTGTCCCAAAATTCACACTGATGAAAGTCTAAgaacataattaatattaaaaagctCTCAGGACCCTAGATAAAGTTGTTATGGTAGGTGAAGTTGGCATcaagatgaaattttattttgcccTGGGGAACTCGTGCTGGAGGAAAAAACTGTAATTATGATAAATATGGATTAAGCCTCTAATTCAAAACTCCACTTTCACTAGAACATAATTTATACCTGGGAGAAATAATTCAAGGGCAATGATGAGAAAAAGCTTTCAGGTTATAACTCAGCTCTTATTCAACAGAAGGGAAACCATACTTTGAAAAAATGCAACTTTATTCAGGAATTAGTTTGATTGAACATCAGGGAATTCAAAACTAGGCAGCAAAAAACTATGGGGAAATCTTTAGGGTGTTGTCGGGCCTCCcatgaaaacacacaaacacacacacacacaaagatgaaagaaggaaattttatataCACTGAATATGGAAAAGCCCTCTTATAGAAATTATCCCTTTGAAGTGCATTGAATTCTGAAAGGAGAGAAACCCCATGAATGTACTAAATATGAGAACCCCTTTAATAATAGAGGATGCCCCACAGTACACAAAATAGTTCATGTTGTGGAGATAACCTGCAAGTAAACTGCATGTGACAGAGCCCACAGAGGAAGTGAGAACTCATTCAGAGAGTTCCCATCAGGGACTAGGGCACTGTTCAGTGTTCAACaagtagagcatttgtctagcatgcactagatcctgggttccatccccagcacctagggaagaaaaaacaattaCCATCAAAGAGCCAGGGAGGATGAGGGTAGGGAGTATGTGAAAATCTTTGGCCAAAAGCCAGAATAAATAAGAAACCTCTCACATTGGGGAGAAATTCTAAAATGCAGTCAACATGAAAATACTTTTACTAAGAAGTCATTCTAACTTTAAGTCACAGAGTTTAGAATGGGGAAAACCTTacaaaaaacatgttttaaagtgtctacaggaggctgaagcaggaagatttcaagttcaaggtcagccttggcaacttagtgagaccgtgtctcaaaataaaaaattaaagggctggggatgtagctcaatgacaaAGTGCTCCAGTATCAGGGGAagaaaaaactagaaatcaaaactCAGTACATCAGAGAATTTATATTGGAAGAAACAGTTGAGGAAAACTTCATTTGGAGATCAGAGCTCATTTACtctaaaaatataggaaaacaaaACCCTATCAAAGCACTAATGTTGAAAAGGCTTTTACCAAGAAAACATCACACATGAGGTTACCCACACAGGAAAGAAGTCCTACAAAATGAATTTTGACAGCAATAAATGAAACTTCATAATTCATACTATGGAACACCCCAGGAACACAACAAAAGTAAGGAAGGAGAATCTGTACACCTGAAATGTTATTCTGAAGAGAAGCCCTGTTAATTTCAGAACGCAGAATCACTTAGTCCCAAGGTCAAAACTCATGGTGCATCAGAGAATCTGCATGAAGTGTTCTTCAGTGTCGACAAATTAGTTCCAGACATTAAATACTAGAGAATCCATGGTAAACCAAAGTCAacttaatacatttaaattctacCCCCAGGGAAACAAAGTTCCATAACTGAAACCCAGCTGTTTTAAAGAGTATCAGAAACTAAACTCCCATGTGTCTTGTACTCCAAGCATCTTCCTCCCACGCCTCATGCTCACCTTTCCAAAACGACCTCCCAGAAAATATTGGGAAAGAAACATGTTTGTGTTCATCCTATGTTATGTGCTTGGAATCAGTCCTCACCCTAGAGACAACTCATCATTGGTCCCAACGGGGACCTCCTGAACACAACCCCACACAGCCATCAGAGGGCAGCAAATACCATCCTGTTCCTCACACCAGTAACCCACAGAAGTGCATTGGAATTTCTTAAGGTTGGGCAATTTTAAGGGAGTGTACATGGGAAAAGATCCCACGGGAAAGTGTGCACCAATTTCTTGGCTCACTTTGGTGTCTGCCACAGCTCCATCTCTGCTCACAGGGCTCTCTCCCCAGGGTTTGTCCCTCTATAGGAGCAGAGTATTACTGGAGCCCAAGTTACTCAGGTCGGAGTACAGACCCATAGGTGTCCTCTCATTGGAGACTGCTTCCCCTTAACTCCAACCCCGGAGTTCATCCTGGGATTGACAGGGTCTTACGCAATGCCCACTCCTCAGGTTACGGTGGTTGTTTGAGGAGTGGAAACCCACACCCTGGGGCTTCATCATGATCTCCAAACTTCAAACCAGAGAGTGAGTTTAGTCCCTCTCTAGAGGTAGAATTCTGTCAGTGACTATTTCCTACCTTGCGTAGAAAGTCTGATCTGCAGGAAGGAAATATGAAGCCAACATACATAGAAAAGCAGAGCTCACATGTAAAGTGAGGCTCCAGTTCTTTCTTAAGGCCAGCCCATCTATGCTGGGTATGGGCTTCATACCCAGACTCTACAGCTCCCACTAGGAAGCCGGgaacagaggagaagagagagcagCCAGCCCCATTCACACACCACCCTGCTACTTGGGGTCCTCTGCGTTCTCGCCCTTGGGTGGGGCGGCTGCAGCGGAGGTTGCCTTGAGGCTCCGCTTCCGCTTCTGCACGTTCTGCTCTGGATGGAACAGGATGACATAGGTCTTGGGCACGTAGAGCATGCCGAGGGACACCGATGCACTCAGGCTCAAGGACACAGTCAGTGTAGTGGTCTGGATGTAGATCTAAGCCATGGAGGAGGGAATGAGATGGGAATCAGGCCTGTTCTCTCCCAACTCCTCTCCCTTCCAACACCTGTTTCCACCTCGACTGGAGGTGAATGACAATGAGTGCTTAGGACAGGATGGCAGCAGAAGCACAGGCCAGTGGCATTAAGAAGTTGGCAGGCAGAGTGTGGCTCTGGTGTAGCAGGAAGGAAGGTGAGTGACCAGGCTGTGTGGGTTGTTAAGACTAGAGACACACTTGGGAAAATGGTCCCTATGCCTAAAAAGGGCTTAAGTATGTTAATGAAGGAAACAGCATGTtccaaatatgtaaatgaatgaataaatagggcATACAGAAAGGATCAAATGGACAAGTAGATGGGTAACACAAGTGAACAAAGGTTCTACTATATTTATGAATCAATCATTAAGGAAATGGACCATTAGATTGTGTTAAGTGGTATAAAGAGTATGAAGAAACTGAATAATAAATAAGTTAGGAAGAATGTAGTTAAGAAGAGTGTTAGaagaatggatgaacaaatgaacaaagcaaGAGAGGGATGGCTGAATGAACAAGTACAGgggtattttaaaaactaatgagtaaatatttaagtACATGAATGAATCAACCAAGTAATCATTCAAATCATGAAACATCCAGATGGGTGGCCCAACTCTTGGCACAGTCAAGACCTTCAATTGATAGGAAACAAACAAGACAGCAAAATCTACTGGGGGAGCCTGATTACCTTTTCAGCTGACTGGGCAGTGCCAAAGAAGATAGGCACAAAAGCCAGCCAGATGATGCAGGTGGTGTACATGGTGAAGCCAATGGGCTTGGCCTCATTGAAGGTCTCAGGCACACCTCGAGCCTTGATGGCATACACAGTGCACGTGACCATGAGCAGGAGGCTGTAGCCCAGGCAGCCGATGAGAGACAGATCCGACATGTCACACTTGAGCACCCCTCTGGCCTGCTCCGGGTCCACCGTCCGTTGTTCCTCGTAGTCAATAATGCTGTGTGGGGGCTGGGCCCCCAGCCATGCTATCACACCCACCACCTGTGGAAGCCAACACCAGGTCAGGGACACCCCTCTATCAGACACACCTGCCCCAGTCCCCAACCTAGGTCTTAGGCAGGTTAGGATTCCTTTGAAGCTCCTGACTACCGAGTAGATGCTTAGGCACAAGAAAACCACCATGAAGAAGAGAGAGCAGTCCAGGAGGAGACATGCTAAAAGAGAGGCTATATGAGGGTATGTGTTGGGTAAGGGGCAATTTGACATTCTCTATCCATTATCAATGCCATTTACTTGAGTGCCTTCAAAGTACTGAACACATCATctttctcagcctcagtttctccatttacAGAATGGACCTCATAATCTGTTGTTAGGACACAGTGCCATCTTAGAGGGGGAGCAGCTGGTGCAGGTGTCACCAATTAGGGCCAGGCCCAAAAGAGGTATTCTTTCCTCACAGGTCTCACATAGGCATTATATCCATTCCACAGATGTGAAAATACTAGCTTGACCACATCTAGCAAGAGGATAAACTTAATTCCTGAGGACCCACTTTCTTCTCCAAATCCAGAGAACTATTGGACAAACTATCATGAAATTATGTATGAATGCATACCTCAAAATACGGGCTCATCACAGGCAAGAGAAACAAATGGAGAATGGTAAGAAGGTGAGCTGATGCTGAAGTGCCTTGGATAGTATCAGAGTTAGAACAAGGAATTTCAATTCCATGTTGGCAGGAGGCATGACCTTGAGCCAATGGCTGCTAAGGAGCAGAAGCTAAGATGCTGCATAAAGGTGAGACCCTGGGGAGGCTGTGCATATGTTCATGCAGGCTGTTCACTACACAAGAGTGCCTGATCAGATGGGCAGGTGGGGCTGAAACCTAGCTAACACTCCAATGTCATGCTGTGCATCCCAGGAGAAGGGACACTTTCTAATAATTTGTCCACTCAGAAGGAACACCTTTCTGTGATTATCTCAATGGCAGCAACTCCATAAACAAGGGGCTAATAAAAGCCATATCCTGCCCAGGAAAGCAACGTGGATATTCCTCTTAGAACATGGCTTTTGGTGGGGGTAGGGATCACATCAGAAACCCAAGGCTGGTGATGCACAGGAATTGCAACCAGAACATACCCTTACCAGGTTTGCAATCTTCACCCTGTACTTACTTATAAGGATGTCctacaaaataatagaaaataagcaaTGGATAGGAACAGGCAagtcacagaagaggaaattccAAAGGCCCAGTGTACTAGGAATTAGGTATAGGCAAATTAAAGGAACAATTAGATACTATTTTACATTCATCATATTGGTAGAAATGCCTAGTGAAGCTGAAAGAGTGGCTCTTTTAAAAGATCTGTTGTTTCTAGAAATGGGGATGTAATGTGGGGAGTCCAAAGAGGTGAAACTAGGCAAATGATCCTGGGGTCTGGGGGGACACTGAATGTAGTGTAAGCATCTCTATCCTGTGGATGAGGGGAATCATAGACTGAGGAGGGGAAGCTCCAGGTGTGTGATCTGGAAGAAGACAGGCGCACCCTCAAGGCATGGAGAATTACATTAATCAAGGCCATGGGTGGAAATGAACATGATATATGCAGAGCTGGGTAGGGAGAAGGGATCCCCTGCAGTAGAGAATATGTCATGTCAAAACAAGCTGAGTGAGGTAACACAGAGCCTGGCTGGGTCTGCCATGTCACACCTGGTCCACCTCCCCAAGCCACATGCCTCTGCTCAGGAAGTATCCAAGGCTTTCCAGATGATGAGAGTCATTCCCAGTGCTGCAATATAACTGTCTTAGGGAAAAACCCCATGGGAACTCCATTTTTAATGCTCATTACATCATGAAATACCAGCCATTTAATGGAATTAAATGTTTTGCTCCACAGTAAAACACTGGTCCCTAGGCCTCTCTTTTCTATCACCCCAGTGAACTGAGCAGAAGTAACTGCCTTTAGGAAACAGAGTCTTTGTTTCGGGAAAATCAGTCATGTATGTTTTTACCCTATTTTCATAATGTGAGCCAAACTCTGGAAGAGCACATTCAATTTATCAAAATCATGGCATTGTTCTTCAGTAAAAGAGCTGGATGCTCAGCCTCCTCACCTTACTGACCCATTTTTTCTTCCAAGACTGAGCAGTAAAATGAGTTGTTTTCATTTAGAATACTCAGAGTAGGGCTCTACCCCTTGAGGTTTTTAactatttaattactttttttttttttgtactggggatttaatccaggggtgctttaccagtgagctccAGCCCTGGTCCCTTtcgattttttattttgagacatgatctcagtaagttgcttaggacctcactaagttgccgagtctagccttgaatttgcgatcctctggtctcagcctcccaactctcTGGGATTACGGGCACGCGTCACTCCGCccagctttttatttgtttttggaacTGAAGCCAAAGGAAAAGAGTGATTCTAGAAACaccatttctctgattttttttttttttaaggttaaggACAGACCCCAGTCCAACCCCCTGTGCATCCTCCCTGTCACAGGAGTGAAGGCCTGAGGACCCACCTGCAGGGAGGTGAGGCTGAAGGTAATGAGGAGCTGCGAGGTGGGGCTGATGAAAGGCGGAGGTGTGACCGAGCGCTTCCCTTGCTCAAAGATCCGGTAGATGCGGTTGGTCTTGGTGAGCAAAGCGGAGTAGCTGAGAGTGGTGCCCAGGCCCAGGAAGAGCCTGCGGGCGGCACAGATGGCGTCCCCCGGCTCTGCCACCATGAGGAAGGTGATGGCATAGATGAGGAAGATACCGGTGAGGAGCACGTAGCTGAGCTCGCGGCCAGAAGCACGGACGATGGGGGTGTTGTTGTGCCGCACAAAGGTGGCCACCACCGTGGTGGTGGCCATGATCCCCAGCACGGCCAGGAGGAGGGGCGGGGCAGCCCAGGGGGAGGACCAGGTCAGGCGCACCACGGGCGTGGGGCGGCAGCCGGTGTGATTGGGCGTGGGCCTCATGTCCCCGGGACAGGCCTCACAGGTGAACTCATCCACCTGGAAGCGGTACCCATCGCAGGCCTCGCAGTGCCAACAACAGGGAACACCCTTCACCATCTTTTTACGCTCACCGGGCACACAGGGGAGGCTGCATTGGGAAATGGGAACCTCGCGTGGGTCGCCTGACCACTGCAGGGCTTCCACCTGGACAGATGAAACAGGCCAGTGACCTCTACTGCCAGGAATTAAGGGCCCATCACCTACCCCCAGACCTTGGTCTGTGCCACTTACGTCCAGCCTGAGGACCTCTGCCCATTGGCCCACAGCCTGGTACCCGCCACTGCTGGCACTGCCATTTGTTGCCTGGTACTGGAAGATGTCATATCGCCCGGGCGCATCTCCATTCTCATTGAACATCACTGGGGTTCCCGCGCTGCCTGGAGAGAGAAGCTGTCATCCTTAGCTGTTCCAGCCCATAAAATTCCGCCTCCTGGCGAGTCCTTGAGGGCAGGCCAGGATGAAGAAAGAGCTTCACAAGCTCCTGAGAAGATGCACAACATCACTAATCAAGGAAATTCACATTAAAACCACCACAAGGAGtttggggcatagctcagtggtagagtgtttgcccagcaCGTTCAAGGCCCTGTGTTGGATCCCAACCAGCACAAAAACACATGATGCCAGTTCATGcccattaggatggctactactaagaaacagaaaataacaagtgttagtAAGGATGTGTAGAAAGTGGAACCCTTGTGCACTTTTGATGGGAATGAAAAATGGTGcagtcactatggaaaacagtatggtaattcttcaaaaaattaaaaatagaattagcgtgtgatccagcaatttcatTCCTGGTTATGTACCCCAGAAGTGCAAAGCAGGGAATCGAAGAGCTATTTGTCCATCCATGTTCACAGCAGCCCTATCCACGATATCCAAAAAGTGGAAGAAATCCAATGTCTGGAGATGAGTGAATTGGATACACGAAACAGGtctatacatacaatggaatattattcatcctgaAAAAGGAAGGACATTGGATACATGCTTCAACAGGGATGATAcctgagaacattatgctaaatgaagccaAATGCAAAAATACATTTGTGATTCCACTGAGATGAGGTAGCTACTGTAGTcaaattcagaaacaaaatagaacagTGATTGTGGGGGGAGAGAACAGGCAACGAGGAGCTGTTGTTTAACAGGTATGGAGTTTCacttttgcaagatgaaaagggTTCTTGGAGATGGAGGGTGACTATGGTTGCCAACAATGTGATATATTTTGTTACtaaactgtacatttaaaaatgatgaaggcagtaaattttcttatatgtattttaccataatctaaaaagaaaagaaaaagtgtggcTATCTGGACTGATGGATGACTTGTACAAAGTCTGAGTAACACCATGAAATTGGTCCCAATGTGAACAATCAGCTTTACTTCTTTCAGGAGCTTGTTCTACCAGCTTGTAGAGCTGGTCTGGAGGAAAATGAAGTTGAATTCCTTAGCGAGGAGCATGGCAAGATGGTCAGTAAATATTTGGTGGAGGAACAGAGTTTTTGATTTTATGAAGGACAGTAATTGAACAGAAGTATCTTTCTACCTGTAGACCACACACAGCTTGAGTCCATTGGGGTCTATTCACAGTCATTATTTGGAGCCCTGAACATGTGCCAAGCCTTCTGCTGGTTCCAGGGGACATGTCAGACTCATTCCTTATGCTCAAGCAGCTCAGAGCCTAGCTGAGGCAGCATAAGGCCCAGGACACAGAAAGCCTCTAAGCTCTGTGTAATGGAGGGGAGAGTTGTGCATGACCCAACTGAGAGTTCCCAGCAGAACACATGATAAATTCTCCAACATCTGAATTTTGCAAATTGGGGCAGAGGGTGCTGAAGCCTGGGGAAGGAGAATGGTTAACAAATGGGGACCAGAACTTGGTTCAAGTCTCTAGTCTCCTCAGTCCTCCACTCTACCATTCTGCCTCTTCCATCCCCTCCATCCTGAGTTGTCCCCAACCCTGAAGAGAACTTCATCTCAGCTGGCTTCCTTCAGTATTGAAGGGCGTGGGCTCCCACTCACCATTAAAGCGGACAGCTCGAATATACTGTAGCAGCGTCCGGCCATCAGTGGGTTCCATTGCTGGGCACAGGCCTATATGCCCAGGGCACAGCGCCTGGTGCATGCTGTGGAGGGCGTGGGCAATGGCGTACACAGCATCAATCACAAACTGCACCTTCCCCTCCTGCTCGTAGGCAGAGTCCTGGCCGATGCGTTCTTCACCTGTCCTAGGGATGCCCAGAGGAAGTGTGCCTGGCCCCCATGCACCAACCCTGGCCTCCCACCTTCTTCCTCATCACCCTCCCAGTCCTGCCTGGGCAG is a window encoding:
- the Grm6 gene encoding metabotropic glutamate receptor 6 translates to MARPWSAGESLLLALLPPLAWLTQAGLARAAGSVRLAGGLTLGGLFPVHARGAAGRACGQLKKEQGVHRLEAMLYALDRVNADPELLPGVRLGARLLDTCSRDTYALEQALSFVQALIQGRGDGEEASVRCPGGVPPLRAAPPERVVAVVGASASSVSIMVANVLRLFAIPQISYASTAPELSDSTRFDFFSRVVPPDSYQAQAMVDIVRALGWNYVSTLASEGNYGESGVEAFVQISREAGGVCIAQSIKIPREPKPGEFNKVIRRLMETPNARGIIIFANEDDIRRVLEAARQANLTGHFLWVGSDSWGSKIAPILNLEDVAVGAITILPKRASIDGFDQYFMTRSLENNRRNIWFAEFWEENFNCKLTSSGSQSDDTTRKCTGEERIGQDSAYEQEGKVQFVIDAVYAIAHALHSMHQALCPGHIGLCPAMEPTDGRTLLQYIRAVRFNGSAGTPVMFNENGDAPGRYDIFQYQATNGSASSGGYQAVGQWAEVLRLDVEALQWSGDPREVPISQCSLPCVPGERKKMVKGVPCCWHCEACDGYRFQVDEFTCEACPGDMRPTPNHTGCRPTPVVRLTWSSPWAAPPLLLAVLGIMATTTVVATFVRHNNTPIVRASGRELSYVLLTGIFLIYAITFLMVAEPGDAICAARRLFLGLGTTLSYSALLTKTNRIYRIFEQGKRSVTPPPFISPTSQLLITFSLTSLQVVGVIAWLGAQPPHSIIDYEEQRTVDPEQARGVLKCDMSDLSLIGCLGYSLLLMVTCTVYAIKARGVPETFNEAKPIGFTMYTTCIIWLAFVPIFFGTAQSAEKIYIQTTTLTVSLSLSASVSLGMLYVPKTYVILFHPEQNVQKRKRSLKATSAAAAPPKGENAEDPK